The genomic interval TGTAAGTGCAGCGACCATTTCGGGCGTCATTACTTTAGTTCCTGTCATCATACCGAATAATACGAAGCCACCAATGATGTTACCGATAAAGCAGTATGTAAAAATTTTCATCACTTTAGGCAGTGAGATGACTTTATAATAAAGACCAACAGTCATGAACATAAAGTTACTCGTCAATAATTCCGAGTTTGTAAGTACAATCATAACGAGTGCAATACTGAATGATATAGCACCAAGTAAATTAATTAAACCTGGGTTTACTCCTGCAAATTGTGTTTTGACTGCCAGCATTAATACCGTCATAATTGCGAGTAAAAATCCAGACATAACAGATTTCAGCATGTATCTGCCAGGTGTGCGGTCAACCATGATTTCTTTTGTTGCTACTTGACCAACGATATTTTCGATATTAGGTTTTGAAGCATGTGTATCTTCAATTGTTTTTACAGGTCGTGCGAGTGTCATAATATCCCTCCGTATATATGTGCAATGTTTCACAATTACTATATCATATTAAAAATTGTTTTTATATAGTAATTTTACAATATTATACTCGTTGTTTGAATAAAAGTCACAGTAAAAATAATAAGCGTATTAAAGATAAAGCTCTAAATGAGAATATACAATATTAAATGATAATTTTTGATGCTGGAAACTGATTAAATCAAGGCATACTAATTGTTAATTAAAATAATTATAAATTTAGGTGTCTTTAGTTGACTTGTATTATGCATCATGTATAATAAGTATTGTAGAGATTAGAATTATTCTAAATAAGAATTTTATTAAATTTTCAGGAGGAATTTATTTATGTCATTAATCAACAAAGAAATTTTACCATTCACAGCACAAGCGTATGATCCAAAAGGTGATAAGTTTGTAGAAGTATCAAATGAGTCAATGAAAGGTTCTTGGAACATCGTATGTTTCTACCCAGCAGACTTCACTTTCGTATGCCCAACTGAATTAGAAGATTTACAAGATCATTATGCTACATTACAAGACTTAGGTGTTAATGTGTACTCAGTATCATGTGATACACACTTCACACACAAAGCTTGGCATGATCATTCAGAAGCGATTTCTAAAATTCAATACACGATGATTGGTGACCCATCACACGTTATCGCGCGTAACTTTGATGTATTAGATGAGGAAGCTGGTCTTGCTCAACGTGCTACATTCTTAATCGATCCAGACGGTGTTGTTCAAACAATGGAAATTAACAACGATGGTATCGGTCGTGAAGCAAGCGTGTTAATCGACAAAGTGAAAGCTGCGCAATATGTAGCATCACATGATGGTGAAGTTTGTCCTGCAAAATGGAAAGAAGGATCAGAAACTTTAACACCAGGTCTAGATTTAGTAGGTAAAATTTAATTATTGAACTTAACATCAATATTTATAGTGCCACAACGTATATATTGCGTTGTGGTCTCTATTATCTTTAAAGTGTATAAATATACAACAAAAGGAGCGTAAGTAAATGCTAGATAATAATTTAAAACAGCAATTAGGCCAATATCTCGAACTACTTGAAGGCGAAATCGTTTTAACAGCAAGTAAAGGTGATGATAAAACTTCACAGGATATGATGGCATTATTAAATGAAATTAGTGAAATGTCGGATAAGATATCTATTCAAGAAGCTACGCTTAAGCGAACACCTAGCTTCACAGTAGCACGTCCTGAAGAGGAGGCGCGTGTAACATTTGCGGGTGTTCCGTTAGGTCATGAATTTACATCATTAGTGCTTGCATTACTTCAAGTGAGTGGAAGAGCGCCGAAATTAGACGAAGATGTCATTGATCAAATTAAGAAAATTGATAAGCTATTAAACTTTGAAACTTTCGTAAGCTTGACATGCACAAAATGTCCTGACGTTGTTCAGGCTTTAAACGTAATGTCAGTATTAAATCCGAACATCACACATACGATGATTGATGGGGCGGCATATAGAGAAGAATCTAAAGATATTATGGCCGTGCCAAGCATCTTCTTAAATGGCGAAGAATTCGGTAGCGGTAAGATGACCGTTGAAGAAATTATCAACCAAGTAGGAGGCGGTATGGACGCTTCTGAATTTGATGCGAAAGCACCGTTTGATGTACTAGTAATTGGTGGAGGTCCGGCAAGTGCTGCTGCTTCTATTTATGCCGCGCGTAAAGGGTTACGTACAGGTGTAGTTGCTGAGCGTATCGGTGGTCAGGTCAATGATACTGCAGCAATTGAGAATTTCATTTCAGTGAAAGAAACGACTGGACCAGAGTTTGCCCAAAATTTAGCAGACCATATTAAGAGTTATGATATTGATGTTATGAATGCGGTACGCGTAGATTCAATTGAAAAGATTGAAGATATGGTACATGTAACACTTGAGAATGGTGGAAAACTTTCAAGTAAAACATTAATTATCGGTACTGGCGCAAAATGGCGTAATATGAACGTACCAGGTGAAGCTGAGTATAAAAACAAAGGTGTTGCATATTGCCCACACTGCGACGGACCATTATTTGAAGATAAACGCGTAGCGGTTGTCGGCGGAGGAAACTCTGGTGTTGAAGCAGCAATTGATTTAGCAGGAATTGTTGAACATGTAACATTACTGGAATTTGGTGAGACTTTGCGTGCAGATAAAGTACTGCAGGATCGATTAGCTTCATTAAACAACACAGAAATTATTAAATCAGCAGCTACGAAAGAACTGACAGGTGACGACAAACTTAAAGCATTAACGTATGTGGATCGTAATACAAATGAAGAGCATACTATTGATTTAGAAGGTGTATTCGTTCAAATCGGTCTTGTACCTAGCACTGAATTTGTTGGTGACTTAGTTGAACGCAACAATCGTGGCGAAATTATCGTAGACCGTAAAGGTGCAACAAATGTACCAGGTATTTTCGCGGCAGGAGATTGTACGGATCAAGCATATAAACAAATTATTATTTCGATGGGTGCAGGCGCAACAGCTGCATTAAGCGCATTCGATTACTTAATTAGAAATTAATTCACTATGAGACTACATAAGATGTATAATATCTTATGTAGTCTTTTTATTTGAAAATTTAAATAATTAAGTAAAAATCTGGAGGTTACTGAGATGAAGAAGTTGTTATATTTTTTAATTGCAGTGTTTGTATTAAGTGCTTGCAGCAATGATGGTGCGACAAGCAGTAAAGCTTCCAAAGATAAGACAGTAATTACAGTTTCGGCTGCTGCAAGCTTGAAAGATGCTTTAAATGATATCGAAAAAGCATACGAAAAAGAGCATAAGCATGTCGACTTAAAATTTAACTATGGTGCATCAGGTGCATTGGCGCAGCAAATAAAGTCAGGCGCACCCGTAGATGTATTTATTTCAGCAGCAGAAGATAAGGTAGATGATTTAGTGAAAGATGATAAAGTAAATAAGCAAGATACAAAGCAACTCTTAAAAAATCATCTCGTTATCGTATCTAAGGACAAACTCGAAAATATGAATGCACTCACTTCAGAACAAGTACAGAAAATTGCACTGGGTAATCCTGAACTTGTACCAGCTGGTAAATATGGCAAGCAAGCGTTAGAACGTGCAAATTTATATGAAAAGTTAAAACCAAAATATGTACTGGCGAAAGATGTAAGGCAAGTACTGACGTATGTTGAAACTGGGAATGTTGAAGCAGGTATCGTATATACATCAGACTTGAAAGCAAGCGATAAAATTAAAAACGTTGTGACGATAGAAGACAAGATGCATGATGAAATTATTTATCCAGCTGCAATCGTTAAAGATACAAAGCATATGAAAGAAGCTAGAGCATTTTATGAATATTTGGACACACGACAATCAATTGAAGTTTTTGAGAATGCTGGATTTGATAAAGTAAAATAATAAAGAGGTTACAAAATGGAAAAAGAACAAAAATTACAACGATTTTTCGAGAAAGAATCACAATGGCAGTCAGCATATTTAGCGTTTAGATCACTGATGCAGGATACAGAACTGGAAGAAGATTATAAATGGATGCATCCGTGCTATACTTTAAAAGGGAAAAATGTCGTTTTAATGCATGGTTTTAAAGCATATGTAGCATTACTTTTTCATAAAGGTGCACTGATTGAAGATAAATTTAATATGCTCGTTCAGCAGACAGAAAATGTACAATCTGCAAGACAGCTGCGATTTAGCCAGTAGAGGAAATTCATGATAAGCAGGAACAAATTAAGTGGTATATAAATGAAGCGATTAAGATTGAAGCTTCTGGAAAGAAAATAGAGAAACAGCAAACAGAGATTGAAATTCCGACTGAGATGGCAGAAATCTTTGCAGAAGATGAGGCTTATGAATCACACTTCCATGCACTCACACTAGGAAGGCAGCGCGCGTATATTCTAGATATTAATAAAGCGAAAAAAAGTGAAACGAGAACAAATCGAGTGATGAAACATAGGGATAAAATTATGCTCGGTAAAGGAATATTAGATAAATAAAAATTGTTTTTAGTTAATAATAAAATTTGTTGTTGTGGACGTGTTTGTTTTATAAAACACGTCCGTATTTTTTAATAAAAACTATTTAAACAAAAGGAATTTAATACTTGTTTACAAAAATTTAACAGAAATTAATATACTTCCTGTAAAATTTGTATATTATTATATATATCAAATAATTTAGGAGTGTTTTATGAAAAGAGATATTAAACTTATGTTGTCATTGCCAATTTTTAGCTGGGCATTGTATGACTTTAGTAACACAATTTTTAGCGCGAATATCGTAACGCTATTTTTCCCGCAATTTGTGACAGAGCAATTGGGAACTGATCCGGTAACCGAACAGATATCTTCAACATGGATTGCATATTCTGCGAGTATTGCAGCATTACTGTTAATTGTATTAAGCCCGGTATATGGTGTATATATCGACAGGACAAATCGTAAAAAGAAATGGGTTGTCATATTTTCTATAGTTGTATTTTTATGCACATTTTGTATGGGGTATATTTATAAAAATCCAGTTGAAGGGACATTTCACGGTGTTCCAATTACGTTTTTAATCATTATAATTTTATTTACAATTGCAAAGTTTAT from Macrococcus armenti carries:
- the ahpF gene encoding alkyl hydroperoxide reductase subunit F, with the protein product MLDNNLKQQLGQYLELLEGEIVLTASKGDDKTSQDMMALLNEISEMSDKISIQEATLKRTPSFTVARPEEEARVTFAGVPLGHEFTSLVLALLQVSGRAPKLDEDVIDQIKKIDKLLNFETFVSLTCTKCPDVVQALNVMSVLNPNITHTMIDGAAYREESKDIMAVPSIFLNGEEFGSGKMTVEEIINQVGGGMDASEFDAKAPFDVLVIGGGPASAAASIYAARKGLRTGVVAERIGGQVNDTAAIENFISVKETTGPEFAQNLADHIKSYDIDVMNAVRVDSIEKIEDMVHVTLENGGKLSSKTLIIGTGAKWRNMNVPGEAEYKNKGVAYCPHCDGPLFEDKRVAVVGGGNSGVEAAIDLAGIVEHVTLLEFGETLRADKVLQDRLASLNNTEIIKSAATKELTGDDKLKALTYVDRNTNEEHTIDLEGVFVQIGLVPSTEFVGDLVERNNRGEIIVDRKGATNVPGIFAAGDCTDQAYKQIIISMGAGATAALSAFDYLIRN
- a CDS encoding formate/nitrite transporter family protein; translated protein: MTLARPVKTIEDTHASKPNIENIVGQVATKEIMVDRTPGRYMLKSVMSGFLLAIMTVLMLAVKTQFAGVNPGLINLLGAISFSIALVMIVLTNSELLTSNFMFMTVGLYYKVISLPKVMKIFTYCFIGNIIGGFVLFGMMTGTKVMTPEMVAALTKTVNAKTIDSTWLTILIKGIFANFFINIGIYISLQCKEALAKVFFIGVGVVIFVFMAYEHVVYNAGLFAGMMFYNIDALSWIDVLKNIVFAYIGNYIGGGIFVGLVYAYLNGSRNEIKG
- the modA gene encoding molybdate ABC transporter substrate-binding protein, producing MKKLLYFLIAVFVLSACSNDGATSSKASKDKTVITVSAAASLKDALNDIEKAYEKEHKHVDLKFNYGASGALAQQIKSGAPVDVFISAAEDKVDDLVKDDKVNKQDTKQLLKNHLVIVSKDKLENMNALTSEQVQKIALGNPELVPAGKYGKQALERANLYEKLKPKYVLAKDVRQVLTYVETGNVEAGIVYTSDLKASDKIKNVVTIEDKMHDEIIYPAAIVKDTKHMKEARAFYEYLDTRQSIEVFENAGFDKVK
- the ahpC gene encoding alkyl hydroperoxide reductase subunit C; translation: MSLINKEILPFTAQAYDPKGDKFVEVSNESMKGSWNIVCFYPADFTFVCPTELEDLQDHYATLQDLGVNVYSVSCDTHFTHKAWHDHSEAISKIQYTMIGDPSHVIARNFDVLDEEAGLAQRATFLIDPDGVVQTMEINNDGIGREASVLIDKVKAAQYVASHDGEVCPAKWKEGSETLTPGLDLVGKI